The proteins below come from a single Actinomycetota bacterium genomic window:
- a CDS encoding 4Fe-4S binding protein codes for MRIRKNGLAAKLLASAFRVAWLAAPAHWGDVFIAEESRVRQRMLKLYARFEVQLLAFFYWLLGRDFMSNPWVRKFFYYALAKFMAERAIVSQVMTLGEMEEFIRELPDDGRIAVGPCRCRLATGACDHPLETDIVILTGAPIWLELFPRDYRVIDKEEALRIVRESNEKGLVQMLDRHMYFRGSANYFVICNCCACSCLPIIGYRVFKQDGYHYIPSRYRSTVDPERCQGCGTCVEVCAFRERSLVEGRARVADCQGCGLCVRFCPHRANTMVPRREACPL; via the coding sequence GTGAGGATCAGGAAGAACGGATTGGCGGCGAAATTGCTGGCGAGCGCGTTCCGGGTGGCCTGGCTGGCTGCTCCGGCGCACTGGGGCGACGTGTTCATCGCCGAGGAGAGCCGGGTCCGCCAGCGCATGCTGAAGCTCTACGCCCGCTTCGAGGTGCAGCTGCTGGCCTTCTTTTACTGGCTCCTCGGCCGGGACTTCATGTCCAATCCGTGGGTGAGAAAGTTCTTCTATTATGCCCTGGCCAAGTTCATGGCTGAGAGGGCCATCGTGAGCCAGGTGATGACCCTGGGGGAGATGGAGGAATTCATCCGGGAGCTTCCCGACGACGGCCGCATCGCCGTGGGGCCCTGCCGCTGCCGGCTGGCCACCGGGGCCTGCGACCACCCCCTGGAGACGGACATCGTCATCCTCACCGGCGCCCCCATCTGGCTGGAGCTCTTTCCCCGGGACTACCGGGTCATCGACAAGGAAGAGGCCCTGCGCATCGTGCGGGAAAGCAACGAGAAGGGCCTGGTGCAGATGCTCGACCGCCACATGTACTTCCGCGGAAGCGCCAACTACTTCGTGATCTGCAACTGCTGCGCCTGTTCCTGCCTCCCCATCATAGGCTACCGCGTCTTCAAGCAGGATGGCTACCATTATATTCCATCCAGGTACCGCTCGACGGTTGACCCGGAGAGGTGCCAGGGCTGCGGGACATGCGTGGAGGTGTGCGCCTTTCGGGAGCGCTCCCTGGTGGAGGGCAGAGCGAGGGTCGCCGACTGCCAGGGCTGCGGACTGTGCGTGAGGTTCTGCCCCCACCGGGCCAACACCATGGTGCCGCGGCGAGAAGCTTGTCCATTATGA